The following are encoded in a window of Brettanomyces bruxellensis chromosome 9, complete sequence genomic DNA:
- the UTH1 gene encoding SUN protein uth1 (SECRETED:SignalP(1-18)~CAZy:GH132), whose product MKLLNIFSSLLLVACAYAAPVSKSTQKHKHSPHSSEKSVSVKKIVSGDLDAYESPSGSFEDGKIACSDFPSGNGVISLSWLGLGGWASIMDANGDTSSSCEDGEYCSYACQPGMAKTQWPSDQPSDGRSVGGLYCKGGYLYRTNTDADNLCAWGENSTTVKSSLDKDVAICQTDYPGSENMVVPTVLEAGSSSPLTTIDEDTYYQWQGKKTSAQFYVNNAGVSVDNGCIWGSASKGVGNYAPLVIGAGYTDGKAYISLIPNPNNKNSANFNVEITAADGSEVDGECSYSDGSFSGDSDDGCTVTVVSGSAVITFS is encoded by the coding sequence ATGAAgcttttaaatattttctcaTCACTTCTATTGGTGGCATGCGCCTACGCGGCTCCCGTTTCAAAGAGCACACAGAAGCACAAACACTCTCCACACAGCAGCGAGAAATCGGTGTCAGTCAAGAAAATAGTTTCCGGTGATTTGGATGCATACGAGTCGCCCTCTGGAAGTTTCGAAGATGGAAAGATTGCTTGCTCTGATTTCCCTAGTGGAAACGGTGTTATTTCTCTAAGTTGGTTAGGACTTGGTGGATGGGCTTCAATTATGGATGCCAATGGAGAcacatcatcttcttgtGAAGATGGTGAGTACTGCTCTTATGCATGCCAACCAGGTATGGCTAAGACTCAATGGCCTTCAGACCAACCAAGCGATGGTAGATCAGTTGGTGGCTTGTATTGCAAGGGTGGATATTTGTACAGAACCAACACCGATGCCGACAATCTTTGTGCATGGGGAGAGAACTCAACTACTGTGAAATCTTCTCTAGATAAGGATGTGGCAATTTGCCAGACTGATTATCCAGGTTCGGAAAACATGGTTGTTCCTACTGTTCTTGAAGCTGGCTCGTCATCGCCACTAACAACTATCGATGAAGATACATATTATCAATGGcaaggaaaaaagacatCGGCTCAATTCTATGTTAACAACGCCGGCGTTTCCGTCGACAATGGTTGCATTTGGGGTTCTGCCTCCAAAGGTGTTGGAAATTATGCCCCTCTCGTTATTGGCGCTGGTTACACCGACGGAAAGGCATACATTTCTTTGATACCAAACCCAAACAATAAGAACTCGGCTAATTTCAATGTAGAAATCACCGCGGCCGACGGATCAGAGGTTGATGGTGAATGCTCATATTCCGATGGTTCATTTTCTGGGGACAGTGACGATGGTTGTACTGTTACCGTTGTTTCTGGTAGCGCTGTTATAACCTTTAGTTAG